One Planctomycetota bacterium genomic region harbors:
- a CDS encoding phosphoenolpyruvate carboxykinase, which yields MKSAAFKRVVGWYVDYLSKHDLLLLKSLNGNIARKSTVVDLVKLLVGLENAPLSELARVSPGLKIYLKKRELLHEFAEGLYNFWRSYGRFLVCHFDPEARSGYEEKPYRTFNQTVEQLTHIVRSAYRDICENITGDHPRVYRQVSAGCEVGLIVTPKSWPAPKGLYSKLKNTSFIRQVWIHPPLIIDPPMNKRTGQFQRIYENPLKYISPDEGKWFCYPARVGHLVIFIYFHQSVIGLGCALSNLFELAGDEQIAEGPDAVYFYGASPESLARFGKMPTVFYDDEPNRILLAAVPAGDEFGYFGYLKKMVLTLHNIIMLKQGRMPYHGAMFRIILKDDTRANILMMGDTATGKSELLEAFRTLGRDYIQELRIIADDMGSLEIKPNRTIAGYGTEIGAFVRLDDLQPGFAFGQMDRSIFMSPQKINARVVLPVTTMEEVLRGYELTMLFYANNYESVDDNHPVIERFSNAEEALKVFREGAALSKGTTTATGLVHTYFANIFGPPQYRTLHEKIARRTFKAAFDSGVFVGQIRTRLGIAGCETKGPRAAAQALFELIRERTLLETSVYAK from the coding sequence TTGAAAAGCGCCGCCTTTAAACGGGTGGTCGGCTGGTATGTTGATTATCTCAGCAAGCACGACTTGTTGCTTCTTAAGTCATTAAACGGTAATATAGCCAGGAAATCAACGGTTGTCGATTTGGTTAAACTTTTAGTCGGGTTGGAGAATGCACCGTTAAGCGAATTGGCGCGGGTTTCCCCCGGTCTGAAGATTTACCTGAAGAAACGCGAATTGCTCCACGAGTTTGCGGAGGGTCTTTACAACTTCTGGCGCAGTTACGGCCGTTTCCTGGTCTGCCATTTTGATCCTGAAGCCAGGTCGGGATATGAGGAAAAACCTTACCGCACCTTTAACCAGACCGTGGAGCAGCTTACCCATATTGTCAGGAGCGCTTATCGCGACATCTGCGAAAATATCACCGGCGACCACCCACGGGTTTACCGCCAGGTCTCAGCCGGCTGCGAAGTCGGATTGATAGTAACACCCAAATCCTGGCCCGCACCCAAGGGTTTATACAGTAAACTTAAAAATACATCTTTCATCCGCCAGGTCTGGATACACCCGCCGCTGATTATTGACCCGCCGATGAACAAACGGACCGGCCAATTCCAGCGGATTTATGAGAATCCCCTGAAGTACATCTCGCCGGATGAAGGCAAATGGTTTTGCTATCCGGCCCGGGTCGGGCATCTGGTCATATTTATATATTTCCATCAATCGGTTATCGGATTGGGATGCGCCTTGTCCAATTTATTTGAGTTGGCCGGCGATGAACAGATAGCCGAGGGCCCTGATGCCGTATATTTCTATGGCGCATCGCCTGAGAGTTTGGCCCGGTTCGGGAAAATGCCGACCGTTTTCTATGACGACGAGCCGAACCGGATTTTGCTTGCCGCGGTGCCGGCCGGCGACGAATTCGGCTATTTCGGATATCTCAAGAAGATGGTTCTGACGCTCCACAATATCATTATGCTCAAACAGGGCCGGATGCCTTATCATGGTGCGATGTTCCGGATTATACTAAAAGACGATACCCGGGCCAATATCCTGATGATGGGCGATACGGCCACCGGCAAATCAGAATTACTTGAGGCTTTCCGGACCCTGGGCCGCGATTATATCCAGGAATTAAGAATAATCGCCGACGATATGGGGTCGCTGGAGATTAAGCCCAATCGCACCATTGCCGGTTACGGAACGGAAATCGGCGCCTTTGTCCGTTTGGACGACCTGCAACCGGGCTTTGCCTTTGGACAGATGGACCGGTCAATCTTTATGAGCCCGCAGAAAATCAATGCCCGGGTGGTTTTGCCAGTTACTACTATGGAAGAAGTTTTGCGTGGTTATGAATTAACTATGCTGTTTTATGCGAACAACTACGAATCCGTTGACGACAATCATCCGGTGATTGAGCGATTCTCAAATGCCGAAGAGGCGCTGAAGGTTTTCCGGGAAGGCGCGGCTTTGTCCAAGGGCACCACCACGGCCACCGGATTGGTACATACCTATTTTGCTAATATTTTCGGCCCGCCGCAATACCGGACGTTGCATGAGAAGATTGCCCGTAGGACATTCAAGGCCGCCTTTGATTCAGGCGTTTTCGTGGGCCAGATACGGACCCGGCTGGGGATTGCCGGCTGCGAAACCAAAGGCCCCCGGGCCGCAGCCCAGGCGTTATTTGAGTTAATCAGAGAAAGAACATTATTAGAGACGTCTGTATATGCTAAATAG
- a CDS encoding acetate--CoA ligase family protein: MLDSLFSPKSIAVIGASNRPLTIGYRIIQNLKDIGFKGPIYPINPKDPEINGLKAYPSITAVPGGVDLAHIVVKNTMVPQVVEECGKKGVKAVIINTAGFKEIGGAGIELEKQIKEIGKKYGVRIFGPNCQGVMNTEVTNPVYANFTFTRINPGFISILAQSGGVGEVINQRLAQLDVGIRMYASNGNAADISIPEIMEYWGSDDKTRVIILHIESLANPQEFIRVASQITPHKPILGMKTGRTAMGARAVASHTGSLMKADTAIEAVFKKCGIISFTNQEDICQAAIAFASQPVPLGPRVGIITNTGGPAIIATDECIEGGLTIADISEDTKKHLKANLFPEASVNNPVDVLATAGPKEFAVAIESLLKDSNIDSILINFVTPFFVDCAGVAREMKRIAATAQKPIVINNMTDKKQWAETLEIIKSSGIPAYDLPETAAKALVALTKYGEYRKRLSGSNDIKVSEPKDVKAQATRDIISNARKSGREFLSLGEALGVLYNYNIPTAKFVIVDKPEDIQVSAGYVGFPLVLKIDSPEIIHKTEQQAVILNITNKEQLANEIVNIRKRFGGKVAKYLIQEYLTGGREVIIGANYMENLGHLIMFGLGGIFVEVMKDVAFAINPLTYLEVQEMIRSVKGYKMLEGVRGQPGIDMDRLIEIMMRVSRLLKDCPEIKELDLNPVVLYPERDRCKAVDVRIRI; the protein is encoded by the coding sequence ATGTTAGATTCATTATTTTCCCCAAAATCCATAGCGGTCATCGGCGCGTCAAACCGGCCCCTGACCATCGGTTACCGGATTATCCAGAACCTGAAAGACATCGGATTCAAGGGCCCGATTTATCCAATCAATCCCAAGGATCCGGAGATAAACGGCCTAAAGGCCTATCCGTCCATTACGGCTGTGCCGGGCGGGGTTGACCTGGCTCATATCGTGGTCAAGAATACCATGGTGCCACAGGTGGTTGAGGAATGCGGAAAGAAAGGCGTTAAGGCGGTGATTATCAATACGGCCGGATTCAAAGAAATCGGCGGCGCGGGCATAGAACTGGAGAAGCAAATAAAGGAAATAGGCAAGAAATATGGCGTGCGCATCTTCGGCCCGAACTGCCAGGGCGTGATGAATACCGAAGTAACCAACCCGGTTTATGCCAATTTTACCTTTACCCGGATTAATCCGGGTTTTATCTCCATCCTGGCCCAGAGTGGCGGGGTGGGCGAGGTGATTAACCAGCGCCTGGCACAACTGGACGTTGGTATTCGGATGTACGCCTCGAACGGCAATGCGGCGGATATTTCCATCCCGGAAATTATGGAATATTGGGGCAGTGATGATAAGACCCGGGTGATTATCTTGCACATTGAAAGCCTGGCCAATCCGCAGGAGTTTATCCGGGTGGCCAGCCAGATAACTCCGCACAAGCCGATTCTTGGGATGAAGACCGGCCGGACCGCCATGGGCGCCCGGGCCGTGGCTTCACACACCGGCAGCTTGATGAAGGCGGACACAGCTATCGAAGCTGTATTTAAGAAGTGCGGTATTATTAGTTTTACCAATCAGGAAGATATCTGCCAGGCGGCCATTGCCTTTGCCTCACAGCCGGTGCCGCTTGGGCCGAGAGTAGGAATCATTACCAATACCGGCGGGCCGGCCATTATTGCCACTGATGAATGCATTGAAGGAGGGCTGACTATTGCCGATATCTCTGAAGACACCAAGAAACATCTCAAGGCCAATCTGTTTCCTGAGGCCAGTGTCAATAACCCGGTTGATGTCCTGGCCACGGCCGGGCCCAAGGAGTTTGCGGTGGCCATTGAGTCGCTGCTCAAGGACTCGAATATTGATTCTATTCTGATTAACTTTGTCACGCCGTTCTTTGTCGACTGTGCCGGCGTGGCCCGGGAGATGAAACGCATCGCGGCTACGGCCCAAAAACCGATTGTCATTAATAACATGACCGATAAAAAACAGTGGGCCGAAACACTGGAAATCATCAAATCCAGCGGCATTCCGGCTTATGACCTGCCGGAAACCGCAGCCAAGGCGTTGGTGGCACTGACTAAATACGGCGAATACCGGAAGAGGTTATCAGGAAGCAATGATATTAAGGTGTCAGAACCAAAGGATGTTAAAGCCCAGGCCACCCGGGATATTATTTCTAACGCCCGAAAATCAGGCCGGGAATTCCTGTCGCTGGGTGAGGCGCTGGGCGTGCTGTATAATTATAATATCCCGACCGCTAAATTCGTCATTGTGGATAAGCCCGAGGATATTCAGGTCTCGGCCGGATATGTCGGATTCCCGCTGGTGCTTAAGATTGATTCGCCGGAAATCATCCATAAGACCGAGCAACAGGCCGTGATACTTAATATTACGAACAAGGAACAGTTGGCTAATGAGATTGTTAATATTCGAAAGAGATTCGGCGGTAAAGTGGCTAAATACCTTATCCAGGAATACCTGACCGGCGGCCGGGAGGTGATTATCGGCGCTAATTACATGGAAAATCTGGGCCATTTGATAATGTTCGGCCTGGGCGGGATATTCGTCGAGGTGATGAAGGATGTGGCTTTTGCCATCAATCCCTTAACCTATCTTGAGGTGCAGGAAATGATTCGTTCGGTTAAGGGTTATAAGATGCTTGAGGGCGTCCGCGGGCAGCCGGGCATTGATATGGACCGGCTCATTGAGATTATGATGAGGGTGTCGCGGCTGCTTAAGGATTGCCCGGAAATAAAGGAGTTGGACCTCAATCCGGTGGTGCTGTATCCTGAGCGCGACCGGTGTAAGGCCGTCGATGTCAGAATAAGGATATAA
- a CDS encoding STAS domain-containing protein yields the protein MLKLNTQAQNDITIVSLEGFIDAFSCQKFEESFDQLMEKNNYKLIVDLSKVDYMSSVGAGIFIAVHCVAAENKGIIVLVNPKAKVREIFEMLGMSKMLSFTDTIPNALKIIEQHTPAHP from the coding sequence ATGCTAAAACTAAACACCCAAGCCCAGAACGACATTACAATAGTTTCACTGGAGGGTTTTATTGATGCGTTCTCCTGCCAAAAATTCGAAGAATCCTTCGACCAGCTGATGGAAAAGAATAATTACAAACTCATCGTGGACTTATCCAAAGTCGATTATATGAGCAGCGTCGGGGCCGGTATTTTTATCGCCGTCCACTGCGTGGCCGCAGAAAATAAAGGTATCATTGTTTTGGTTAATCCCAAAGCAAAAGTCAGGGAAATATTCGAGATGCTCGGCATGTCCAAGATGCTCTCGTTTACCGATACAATACCTAATGCCCTGAAAATAATCGAACAACACACGCCCGCGCATCCCTAG
- a CDS encoding PAS domain-containing protein, producing MEKKRKVFKDSINLYRFIRLVLGTEVSDRQIARRWKMDEKNFHEFKTGKYPVPRLPKLVELAKVLGLSTHIICRVSNGAPAQKVHRLIKAGDSNELVKFLFNDIYEMFQSTSAHNKHHHDLFEKANDAIFVGDAKTGVIIDCNKEAEVLLGRSRKEIIGMHQSQLHPLQKKDYYEKHFKNHVKMGRIVETDRQQVARKDGTIVPVLISSRVMKINNRKVIQGIFRDISGQKGGK from the coding sequence ATGGAAAAGAAACGAAAAGTATTCAAGGACTCCATCAATCTTTACAGATTCATCCGCCTAGTATTAGGCACGGAGGTTTCAGACCGGCAGATTGCCCGCAGATGGAAAATGGATGAGAAGAACTTCCACGAATTTAAAACCGGCAAATACCCGGTTCCCCGCCTGCCTAAACTAGTTGAACTGGCTAAAGTATTGGGCCTAAGCACACACATCATCTGCCGGGTTTCCAATGGCGCGCCCGCTCAAAAAGTCCATCGCCTGATTAAGGCCGGAGACTCTAATGAATTAGTAAAATTCTTATTTAATGATATATACGAGATGTTCCAATCAACCAGCGCACACAATAAACACCACCACGACTTATTCGAGAAAGCCAATGACGCCATCTTTGTTGGCGACGCCAAAACCGGGGTAATAATTGACTGCAACAAAGAAGCCGAAGTCCTGCTGGGACGCTCAAGAAAAGAAATCATCGGAATGCACCAGTCGCAACTCCACCCGCTCCAAAAGAAAGACTATTACGAAAAACACTTCAAAAACCATGTAAAAATGGGCCGGATAGTCGAGACAGACCGGCAACAGGTGGCAAGAAAAGACGGCACTATTGTGCCGGTCCTGATCAGTTCCCGGGTGATGAAAATTAACAACCGAAAAGTCATTCAGGGTATATTCCGCGATATCAGCGGACAAAAAGGAGGGAAGTAA
- a CDS encoding FprA family A-type flavoprotein produces the protein MPAREIKTNIFSVGAIDWDRRLFDELIPLPEGTSYNAYLIKGTDKTALLDSVDPAKESELISNLKELEVGKIDYVICHHAEQDHSGTIPKILELYPQAKVVTNQKCKEMLKDLLLIPDNRFIEVKDRETISLGDKTLDFILAPWVHWPETMLTYLKEDKILFPCDLFGSHLATSDLYVTDEPLVYRSAKRYYAEIMMPFRTSIKKHIEKIKDLPIEIIAPSHGPAYPKPSFIMDAYKDWISDDVKNEVLIPYVSMHGSTKKMVDYFTEALIKRNISVKPFNLTKTDIGELAMALVDAATIVIGSPTVLVGPHPAALYATYLTNALRPKAKFASLIGSYGWGGKMAEQITGMLTNLKVEVIEPVIIRGFPKETDFKALDRLADSILQKHRQLNG, from the coding sequence ATGCCCGCCAGAGAAATAAAAACCAATATCTTTTCAGTCGGAGCGATTGATTGGGACCGCCGCCTATTCGACGAATTGATTCCCCTGCCGGAGGGAACCAGCTACAATGCCTACCTGATAAAAGGCACTGATAAAACCGCCCTGCTGGATTCGGTTGACCCGGCCAAGGAATCGGAACTTATAAGCAACCTAAAGGAATTGGAAGTCGGCAAGATTGATTATGTAATCTGCCATCACGCCGAACAGGACCACTCCGGCACCATCCCCAAGATTCTGGAGCTCTACCCGCAGGCCAAAGTGGTAACCAACCAGAAATGCAAGGAGATGCTCAAGGATTTACTGCTCATTCCTGATAACCGCTTTATTGAAGTCAAAGACCGGGAAACCATTTCACTGGGCGACAAGACATTGGATTTTATCCTGGCGCCCTGGGTGCACTGGCCGGAAACCATGCTGACCTATCTCAAGGAAGATAAGATATTGTTCCCGTGCGACTTATTCGGCTCGCATCTGGCCACCAGCGACCTGTATGTGACTGATGAACCACTGGTCTACCGGTCGGCTAAGCGATACTATGCGGAGATAATGATGCCCTTCAGAACCAGCATCAAAAAGCACATAGAAAAAATAAAGGATCTGCCGATAGAAATAATCGCCCCAAGCCACGGGCCGGCCTACCCCAAGCCGTCATTTATCATGGACGCCTATAAGGACTGGATATCTGATGATGTCAAGAACGAAGTGCTCATCCCTTATGTTTCCATGCACGGCTCGACTAAAAAAATGGTTGATTACTTTACCGAGGCGCTTATTAAGCGGAATATATCGGTAAAGCCGTTCAACCTGACCAAAACCGACATCGGCGAGTTGGCTATGGCCCTGGTTGATGCGGCGACTATCGTTATCGGCTCACCGACCGTGCTGGTCGGACCGCATCCGGCCGCGCTTTATGCCACCTACCTGACCAATGCCCTGAGACCCAAGGCGAAATTCGCTTCACTTATCGGCTCTTACGGCTGGGGCGGCAAGATGGCCGAACAGATTACCGGAATGCTGACTAATCTCAAAGTCGAAGTCATCGAGCCGGTTATCATCAGGGGATTTCCCAAGGAAACTGATTTTAAGGCCTTAGACCGGTTGGCTGACAGCATTCTCCAGAAACACAGGCAACTAAACGGATAG
- a CDS encoding rubredoxin, with protein sequence MNNKTLWKISYGMYVVSSRKDGRFNGQIANTVFQITSEPATIAVSICKTNLTHEYITASQIFTAAILSQEAPMQFIGTFGFKSGRTIDKFKDVKYKIGVTGAPIVLDYSIGYLEAEVINSMDVGTHTIFVGKVVDAEILNDKEPMTYAYYHEIKGGKAPKSAPTYIKEDVAQKTAVISEKYKCTVCGYIYDPAKGDPDSGIKPGTQFKDIPDDWVCPTCGADKSVFEKI encoded by the coding sequence ATGAATAATAAGACTCTCTGGAAAATCAGTTACGGGATGTACGTGGTTAGTTCCAGGAAAGACGGCAGGTTCAACGGCCAGATTGCCAACACCGTATTCCAGATCACCTCGGAACCAGCCACCATTGCGGTGAGCATCTGCAAGACCAACCTAACCCATGAATACATCACAGCCAGCCAGATATTTACCGCGGCTATCCTGTCGCAAGAGGCACCGATGCAGTTCATCGGCACATTCGGGTTCAAAAGCGGCCGCACCATCGACAAATTCAAAGATGTCAAATACAAGATTGGCGTAACCGGCGCGCCGATAGTCCTGGATTATTCCATTGGCTATTTGGAAGCCGAGGTGATTAATTCAATGGATGTCGGAACCCATACGATATTTGTCGGCAAGGTGGTTGATGCCGAAATATTGAACGACAAGGAACCCATGACCTACGCCTATTATCACGAAATCAAAGGCGGCAAGGCGCCCAAGTCAGCCCCGACCTATATTAAAGAAGACGTTGCCCAGAAGACGGCTGTTATATCCGAGAAATATAAATGCACGGTCTGCGGCTATATCTATGACCCGGCCAAAGGCGACCCGGACAGCGGCATAAAACCCGGCACTCAATTTAAGGATATACCGGATGACTGGGTCTGCCCGACCTGCGGGGCTGATAAGTCCGTATTCGAGAAAATATAA
- a CDS encoding DNA recombination protein RmuC — MSEILLFLLVAFNIALVILVVILLTRHSSNTATQERTERVVKEEICQNRKEISESLQSGLDRFMNLLNTQLESVQRGLGEMQSLASGVGDLKKVLTNVKTRGTLGEIQLGALLEQILTPEQYAKNVATKKGSNDRVEFAIKMPGRDSKDVVWLPIDAKFPMEDYQKLVDAQEKANMPLVEEIGKLLEIRIKAEAKDIRNKYLDPPHTVDFGILFLPIEGLYAEVLRRPGLSETLQREYHVLVVGPTTLGALLNSLQMGFRTLAIEKRSSEVWAILGTIKTEFAKFGEILDRAQKKVQEAGNIIDDAARKSRTIDKKLRNVQTLPAPEEIISLTEEPEEAEDSQQRLIP, encoded by the coding sequence ATGAGTGAAATCCTGTTATTCCTGCTGGTGGCGTTTAACATCGCCCTGGTTATCCTGGTAGTCATCCTGCTGACCAGGCATTCCTCTAACACCGCGACCCAGGAACGGACCGAACGGGTCGTAAAAGAAGAGATATGCCAGAACCGGAAGGAGATATCCGAGTCCCTGCAGAGCGGGCTGGACCGGTTCATGAATCTGCTCAATACCCAACTGGAATCGGTCCAGCGCGGATTGGGCGAGATGCAATCACTGGCATCAGGCGTGGGCGACCTGAAAAAGGTGCTGACCAATGTCAAGACCAGAGGCACGCTGGGTGAGATACAATTGGGCGCCCTGCTGGAACAAATCCTAACCCCCGAACAATATGCCAAGAATGTCGCCACCAAGAAAGGCAGCAACGACCGGGTGGAGTTCGCCATAAAGATGCCGGGCCGGGACAGCAAGGATGTCGTCTGGCTGCCTATAGATGCCAAATTTCCCATGGAGGATTACCAGAAATTAGTGGACGCCCAGGAAAAGGCCAACATGCCGTTAGTCGAGGAAATCGGGAAACTCCTGGAGATCCGGATAAAGGCCGAGGCCAAGGATATCCGGAATAAATATCTGGACCCGCCTCATACGGTTGATTTCGGCATCCTGTTCCTGCCGATTGAGGGATTGTATGCCGAGGTATTGCGCCGGCCGGGTTTGTCGGAAACCCTGCAGAGGGAGTATCATGTCCTGGTTGTCGGACCGACCACGCTGGGCGCGCTCCTGAACAGCCTGCAGATGGGATTCCGGACCCTGGCCATCGAGAAACGCTCCAGCGAGGTCTGGGCCATCCTGGGCACCATCAAGACCGAGTTCGCCAAGTTCGGGGAAATCCTTGACCGCGCCCAGAAAAAAGTCCAGGAGGCGGGCAATATCATTGACGACGCGGCCCGGAAATCACGCACTATTGACAAGAAATTAAGAAACGTCCAGACGCTTCCGGCGCCTGAAGAAATCATCAGCCTGACCGAGGAACCGGAGGAAGCCGAGGATAGCCAGCAAAGATTAATACCATGA
- a CDS encoding MFS transporter: protein MAEDFSPQQRRSSLNLSIWDGVFAQFHAVLAGGNFLTYYLLAYDTSYFQFSLVSAIPNFALLIQPISAHWLQSHMHLRKPLTIITANISRFAWLLIAIIPFLFPKTKVLSLFFIVYAIINLSMAIAGNSWISWMADAIPSALRGRYFSRRNLLCTIVNPTGVLAGWLYTFVKNNYSIPLIGAFSFVTPAFMAPDQTFLFIMIGLIFILAVFAGALPSMIFLIKQPEPPYVKPVPKDDKDISGDKVTIVAAIKYILKNKDLKVLFLVMTIWHIVNGFSAPFWGLFRLKHLQMSLTAVNTCDLFLAPLFTILSLMVWGKIIDRFGNKTVILFTLYVTAFHPLFYVVSSPNFTALIYLDAISSGLMWSGFTIAILNLQLAFIPKHGREIYLGIYSALVGLTFTIPMLISGWVVDLVANRTFLSLHAIPIVLWLVSVGRFGCLIWFAKINDPKEKPMVQLVMHLITEAKEGFIGLPKFFMPKADYNALADKNDEPPSNPGQSENIKNN, encoded by the coding sequence ATGGCTGAAGATTTCTCGCCTCAACAGAGGCGTTCATCGTTAAACCTATCCATCTGGGACGGCGTCTTTGCCCAGTTCCACGCGGTCTTGGCCGGCGGTAATTTTCTCACTTACTACTTACTCGCATACGACACATCATATTTTCAATTCTCGTTAGTGTCGGCCATACCGAATTTCGCCTTACTGATTCAACCGATTTCAGCACACTGGCTACAATCACACATGCACCTGAGAAAGCCACTTACCATTATTACCGCCAACATCTCTCGTTTCGCCTGGCTACTGATTGCTATTATTCCATTCCTATTCCCTAAAACAAAAGTTCTATCATTATTCTTTATAGTTTACGCCATCATAAACCTATCCATGGCCATAGCCGGAAACTCATGGATATCCTGGATGGCCGACGCCATCCCCTCTGCGCTGCGCGGCCGATATTTCAGCCGACGCAACCTACTCTGTACAATAGTTAACCCCACTGGAGTTCTCGCAGGATGGCTCTACACCTTTGTTAAGAATAACTACAGCATTCCATTAATTGGAGCGTTTTCGTTCGTAACTCCGGCATTTATGGCCCCTGACCAAACATTTTTATTTATCATGATTGGTTTAATATTTATTTTAGCTGTTTTTGCCGGCGCCCTGCCATCCATGATATTCCTGATAAAACAGCCAGAGCCGCCCTACGTCAAACCGGTGCCGAAAGATGACAAGGATATCTCAGGCGATAAAGTAACCATTGTCGCTGCAATCAAGTATATCCTCAAGAACAAGGACTTGAAGGTCTTATTTCTGGTGATGACTATCTGGCATATTGTCAATGGGTTCTCGGCTCCATTCTGGGGTCTTTTCCGACTTAAACACCTTCAGATGTCGCTGACCGCGGTGAATACCTGCGATTTATTCTTGGCGCCGCTGTTCACCATACTGTCTCTTATGGTCTGGGGTAAGATTATCGACCGCTTCGGTAACAAGACCGTTATCCTGTTCACGCTCTATGTCACGGCATTCCACCCCCTGTTCTACGTGGTGTCCAGCCCCAATTTTACCGCCCTGATTTATCTCGACGCCATCTCCAGCGGACTGATGTGGAGCGGATTCACTATTGCCATTCTCAATCTCCAGCTGGCCTTTATCCCCAAGCACGGCCGTGAGATTTACCTGGGTATTTATTCCGCCTTAGTAGGACTGACTTTTACCATCCCAATGCTTATTAGCGGCTGGGTTGTAGATTTGGTTGCCAATCGGACATTCTTATCTCTGCATGCTATCCCTATCGTTCTCTGGCTGGTTTCTGTCGGCAGGTTCGGATGCCTGATATGGTTTGCCAAAATAAACGACCCCAAGGAAAAACCCATGGTCCAGCTGGTTATGCATCTGATAACAGAGGCCAAGGAGGGATTTATAGGCCTACCAAAATTCTTTATGCCCAAGGCAGATTACAACGCACTCGCCGACAAAAATGACGAGCCACCCAGCAACCCGGGCCAGTCAGAGAATATTAAGAATAATTAA
- a CDS encoding aminopeptidase P family protein, whose amino-acid sequence MNKYLAKFCQKLPELKCDAFLVLNANNVQYLSGFTGGDSFLLVTPKKSYLITDFRYIVQAQEEITDKDIKIVRHKDGLFAEVAKMMNSRKFGKRLAFESVFINLTSYNELKKRLKKPIKLVPTQGAIESLGAIKTPEEIANIRKSIKCAVDAFNKLKRFIKPGVSEKQMSNEMDYTMRKYGAEGSAFGTIIAVDERAALPHAPVSDKQVTKDCAILIDWGARVNGYNSDTTRVLFRGRISPLAKKIYAIVLEAQKRAIAKCRPGAIIKDLDDAARGYIKQKGYGKYFGHSLGHGVGRLVHEQPRIGGKNKETLKPGMVFTVEPGIYLPGKIGVRIEDMVLVTAQGCEVLTRMLPKELTDMRLRSDAHERSAPHPKASGR is encoded by the coding sequence ATGAACAAGTATTTAGCCAAATTCTGCCAGAAACTACCGGAACTGAAATGCGATGCCTTCCTGGTGCTTAATGCCAATAACGTCCAGTATCTGTCCGGCTTTACCGGCGGGGATAGTTTTCTGCTGGTCACGCCCAAAAAGTCCTACCTGATTACCGATTTCAGATACATTGTCCAGGCGCAGGAAGAAATCACGGACAAGGATATCAAGATTGTCCGTCATAAAGACGGGCTGTTCGCCGAAGTCGCCAAGATGATGAATTCCCGTAAGTTCGGCAAACGCCTGGCCTTCGAGTCGGTCTTCATAAATCTAACCTCTTATAATGAACTGAAAAAGCGGCTGAAGAAGCCTATCAAGTTAGTGCCGACCCAGGGCGCCATAGAATCTTTGGGCGCTATTAAGACGCCGGAGGAAATCGCCAATATCAGAAAATCCATCAAGTGCGCGGTTGACGCCTTTAATAAGCTTAAACGATTCATCAAGCCCGGGGTTTCGGAAAAGCAGATGTCCAATGAGATGGATTACACCATGCGCAAATACGGGGCTGAAGGCAGCGCTTTCGGCACCATCATTGCTGTTGACGAGCGGGCTGCCTTGCCGCATGCGCCGGTCTCGGATAAGCAGGTGACCAAGGACTGCGCCATATTGATTGACTGGGGCGCCCGGGTCAACGGCTACAACTCTGATACCACCCGGGTATTGTTCCGGGGCAGGATTTCACCTCTGGCCAAGAAGATATACGCGATAGTCCTGGAGGCCCAGAAACGGGCCATTGCCAAATGCCGGCCCGGCGCAATTATCAAGGACCTGGACGACGCGGCGCGGGGTTATATCAAGCAAAAGGGCTATGGTAAATACTTCGGGCATAGTCTGGGACACGGCGTGGGCCGGCTGGTCCATGAACAGCCCCGGATAGGCGGCAAGAATAAGGAAACGCTCAAGCCCGGGATGGTCTTTACGGTCGAGCCGGGGATTTATCTGCCCGGCAAAATCGGCGTCCGGATTGAGGATATGGTGCTGGTGACGGCCCAGGGCTGCGAGGTCTTAACCAGAATGCTGCCCAAGGAATTGACGGATATGCGGCTGCGCTCCGATGCTCACGAGCGGAGCGCCCCGCATCCGAAGGCATCGGGACGTTAA